The Spiroplasma culicicola AES-1 genomic sequence TAAAGTAATTAAAGTAACTACAAATTGAGCTAAAATTGCTGTAAATATTAAACTAATAAAAGTTAACATTTTAGTTAAAATAACTGATTTTCTTGTTAAATTTGTTGTTAATAAGTTAACCATTGTTCCTGTTTCAATTTCTGAGGCCACAATTTTAGTTGCATTCATTAAAACAAAAATAATCATTAATACATAACCAATACTTCCAAACAACATGTCTCCAATAATTTGTTGAACAATACCATTAACATGATCCTCTACTGGTAGAATAAATCCTGTATTTGGATCTGGAGATGGAATAAAGTAACCATTAACTTTCATTGTTACTAGCATTGCTACGATCATTATTAAAGTAATTGCAGTTAAAAATGATCACATCATAATCATTGATTTATAAGATCTTTTAACAATTTCAAAAATTACTTTTGAATTACCTTTAATTTCTTTTTGTTTTTCATTATGTTTCTCGATGTTATCAATAACATCTTTTTTAATTTCATTTTGATAATATTTCATAAAATATTGTTCTAAATCTAAAGGATGTTCTTTTAAAAATTCAATTTTGAATTTTGACACTAATGTTAACAATTCATTAATTTGTTCATTTTTAACCACTAAAAAAACAACATTATTTTCATTAGAATTTATGGTTCAATTTTTTGAATTTAAAATTTCTTTTGGTACTTCATCTTTGAATTTGATTTCATATGTTTTTTCATCATTATATTGAATATCTTCAATATTTATTGTAGAAATAATTTCTCCTCTTTTAACAATTGAAACATAATCACAAGTTCTTTCAATTTCTGAAAAGATATGACTTGATAAAATGATTGCTTTTCCTTGTTTTTTAGATTCTTTAACAAGATTTGCAAATTTTTCTTGCATTAATGGATCTAATCCAGTTGTTGGTTCATCCAAAATAATAATATCGGGATTGTGCATTCATGCGATACATAATGCTAATTTTTGTTTCATCCCTTTTGACATTTTTTTGATTTTTAAACTAGGATCAAATTCTCAATAATAAATGTATTTTTTAACGTCTTCTCAATCTGACATATTTCTTAATTTAAAAACCATTTTTAATAATTCAATTCCTGTCATATTTTCAGGAAAAGCAATTTCACCTGGAACGTATCCAATTGTTTTTTGAATTTTATTACTATCAGTTCATGAATCATATGAAATGATTTCTTCAATATTTGCTTCATTTTTTGTTTTGATAAAAACATTTGATTGCCCACTATTTGGTTTTATAAACCCCATAATAGTTCTAATTGTTGTTGATTTTCCAGCTCCATTTGGTCCTAAATAACCAAATACTGCGCCTCTTTTTACTAAAAAATTAATATCTTTGATACCATATCCAGATTTAAATTGCTTATTAAGATCAACAATTGAAATAGCATCTGGTTTTTGTTTTATATTTTTACTTAAATTTTTCATATTTATATTCCTCTCTAAATTTTTATTAATATAACACTATGAAAAATTATTATAAAAAATCTCCTTTAAAATACTTAATCTTTTTAATAAACTGTGTCTTTTTAAAATTAAAAATTATAAAGTTAATTTGCTTTCTAAAAATTAAACAAATTTGAATTAATAAATTTAAGAATATTAAATTGAATTCAAACATGAAAATTAAAACACCTAAACCAATAAATATTGTTTTATAGTAATTAAATTGAATTTGAATAATAAAATTTTGTAATGAATTACTTAAGGCAAATCCATTAATTGTTGCAATAAATAATATTAAAAGTAATATATTGCCAAATCAATTTATTTCAACTGGAAAAAGTCTATTAAATACAATATAAATTACAGATACAATTAATCAATAATTAGTAGTAAAATATTTATTTTGAATAAACTCTTTTTTATTTACTTGCAAAATATATTTAAAAAAAACTGCAAAAATAAAAAATAAATTAAATCTAAAGTATGTGCTTTTAACAATCATTAAACTTTCAACTTCAAAAGTTGATAAATATATACTTAGAAAAGATACTTGTGAAATAAAAACAAAGAAAAAAAGTGAAAGATTTTGCAATA encodes the following:
- a CDS encoding ATP-binding cassette domain-containing protein, encoding MKNLSKNIKQKPDAISIVDLNKQFKSGYGIKDINFLVKRGAVFGYLGPNGAGKSTTIRTIMGFIKPNSGQSNVFIKTKNEANIEEIISYDSWTDSNKIQKTIGYVPGEIAFPENMTGIELLKMVFKLRNMSDWEDVKKYIYYWEFDPSLKIKKMSKGMKQKLALCIAWMHNPDIIILDEPTTGLDPLMQEKFANLVKESKKQGKAIILSSHIFSEIERTCDYVSIVKRGEIISTINIEDIQYNDEKTYEIKFKDEVPKEILNSKNWTINSNENNVVFLVVKNEQINELLTLVSKFKIEFLKEHPLDLEQYFMKYYQNEIKKDVIDNIEKHNEKQKEIKGNSKVIFEIVKRSYKSMIMMWSFLTAITLIMIVAMLVTMKVNGYFIPSPDPNTGFILPVEDHVNGIVQQIIGDMLFGSIGYVLMIIFVLMNATKIVASEIETGTMVNLLTTNLTRKSVILTKMLTFISLIFTAILAQFVVTLITLQAVGQLQYVSLDLLAIKAFGAFLLLFFTAAIAFIFSTYFNRGAQSLGVSGAIVIISWVFQIASGFDALDWMKYFSINSLLDLGNLTDLNKLSVYLGQYIFMSLAGIGIFIGSYFVFTKKDLPL